The Salegentibacter mishustinae genome includes a window with the following:
- the serC gene encoding 3-phosphoserine/phosphohydroxythreonine transaminase, which yields MKKHNYSAGPCILPQEVFKEAAQGILNYQDSGLSIMEISHRSTAFVDVMEEARNLSLELLGLQNKGYKALFLQGGASMQFLMTAYNLLIKKAAYLNTGTWSSKAIKEAKIFGEVVEVASSKDKNFNYIPKNYQIPSDVDYFHCTSNNTIFGTQIKDFLDVDAQLVCDMSSDIFSRELDFSKFDLIYAGAQKNMGPAGTTLVVIKEDILGKVDREIPSMLNYNVHLEKDSMFNTPAVYAVYVSLLTLRWIKNHGGIAAMEKRNTEKADLLYKEIDRNPLFKGFAEVEDRSTMNATFNLVDESKKEDFDKLWKDAGINGLNGHRSVGGYRASMYNALDIESVKVLVETMQKLEKQS from the coding sequence ATGAAAAAACATAATTATAGCGCCGGGCCCTGTATTTTACCGCAGGAAGTTTTTAAAGAAGCGGCTCAGGGCATTTTAAATTACCAGGATTCAGGCTTGTCTATTATGGAAATTTCCCATCGTAGCACAGCTTTTGTAGACGTGATGGAAGAAGCCCGAAACCTTTCTCTGGAACTTTTAGGGCTTCAAAATAAAGGCTATAAAGCCTTGTTTTTGCAAGGAGGTGCCAGTATGCAATTTCTAATGACGGCTTATAACTTACTGATTAAAAAAGCAGCTTATCTAAATACCGGTACCTGGTCTTCTAAAGCGATAAAAGAAGCGAAAATTTTTGGCGAAGTAGTTGAAGTGGCCTCTTCTAAAGATAAAAACTTCAATTATATCCCAAAGAATTATCAAATTCCTTCTGATGTAGATTATTTTCATTGCACCAGCAATAACACCATTTTCGGAACGCAAATAAAAGATTTCCTTGATGTTGATGCCCAATTGGTGTGTGACATGAGTAGCGATATATTTTCCAGGGAACTCGATTTTTCAAAATTCGATCTTATTTATGCGGGCGCTCAAAAAAATATGGGCCCTGCGGGAACTACACTCGTGGTAATTAAAGAAGATATTTTAGGAAAAGTTGATCGTGAAATTCCATCTATGCTCAATTACAATGTACACCTGGAAAAAGATAGTATGTTTAACACTCCGGCTGTTTACGCGGTGTATGTTTCGCTTTTAACCCTAAGATGGATTAAAAATCACGGCGGAATTGCAGCCATGGAAAAACGAAATACCGAAAAAGCCGATCTACTTTATAAAGAAATAGATAGAAATCCGCTTTTTAAAGGTTTTGCTGAAGTTGAAGACAGGTCTACAATGAATGCCACTTTTAATCTTGTAGACGAAAGCAAGAAAGAAGATTTTGACAAACTTTGGAAAGATGCCGGCATTAACGGACTTAACGGTCACAGAAGTGTTGGAGGGTATCGGGCTTCTATGTATAACGCCTTAGATATTGAAAGCGTAAAAGTACTGGTTGAAACCATGCAAAAGCTCGAAAAACAGTCCTAA
- a CDS encoding acyl-CoA reductase yields MTIEERKSYFVQVGKFLSLFGDATNNSIKITPENERFFNELINKIDQAVHYNGWFTRENVIFSLQQWSKALTQSNLDQWLEPYKFDKPEQKTVAIIMAGNIPLVGFHDFVSVLISGHKVLVKQSSNDKQLLPVIAGFLMNIAPEFEERIRFTEDKLTNFDAVIATGSNNTARYFEYYFSGKPNIIRKNRNSVAILTGNESKEELEALSEDVFRYFGLGCRNVSKLYVPENYNFDAFFKAMYPWNTLLNSAKYSNNYDYNKAVYLMSEFKLLENGFLILKEDESFGSPIATLFYEKYEDEKELQEKLEQNKENLQCVVGTNAEVDFGQTQQPKLWDYADGVDTLKFLEEL; encoded by the coding sequence ATGACAATCGAAGAAAGAAAATCATATTTTGTTCAAGTGGGAAAATTCCTGAGTCTTTTTGGGGATGCCACTAATAATTCAATAAAAATAACGCCTGAAAACGAAAGATTTTTTAATGAATTAATTAATAAAATTGATCAGGCTGTTCATTATAATGGCTGGTTTACTCGAGAAAACGTGATTTTTTCACTTCAGCAATGGAGCAAAGCGCTAACGCAAAGCAATTTGGACCAATGGCTTGAACCTTATAAATTCGATAAACCAGAACAAAAAACCGTAGCCATTATTATGGCCGGCAATATTCCATTAGTTGGATTTCACGATTTTGTTTCGGTTTTAATTTCAGGGCATAAAGTACTGGTAAAACAATCTTCTAACGATAAACAATTGTTACCGGTAATTGCCGGGTTTCTAATGAATATAGCGCCAGAATTTGAAGAACGAATAAGATTTACTGAAGATAAACTTACCAATTTTGATGCGGTAATCGCTACCGGAAGTAACAATACCGCACGCTATTTTGAGTATTATTTCTCTGGGAAACCTAATATCATAAGAAAAAACCGAAATTCGGTTGCCATTCTTACCGGTAATGAAAGTAAAGAAGAACTGGAAGCTCTAAGCGAAGATGTTTTTAGATATTTTGGTTTAGGTTGCCGCAATGTTTCTAAACTTTATGTTCCCGAAAACTATAATTTTGATGCTTTCTTTAAGGCGATGTACCCGTGGAATACTTTATTGAATTCAGCTAAATACTCCAATAACTACGATTATAATAAAGCAGTGTATTTAATGAGTGAATTTAAATTGCTGGAAAACGGATTTCTTATTCTAAAAGAAGACGAAAGTTTTGGTTCCCCTATCGCCACCTTGTTTTATGAAAAATATGAGGATGAAAAGGAATTACAGGAAAAGCTTGAGCAAAATAAAGAAAACCTGCAATGCGTTGTAGGAACAAATGCTGAAGTTGATTTTGGCCAAACCCAACAACCAAAATTATGGGATTATGCTGATGGCGTAGATACTTTAAAATTTTTAGAAGAACTTTAA
- a CDS encoding 4Fe-4S dicluster domain-containing protein, which produces MAIVITDECINCGACEPECPNTAIYEGADDWRYADGTDLEGNVVLPNGKEADANEAQEPISDEIYYIVPDKCTECKGFHEEPQCAAVCPVDCCVPDDEHVESEEELLAKQKFMHENE; this is translated from the coding sequence ATGGCAATTGTTATAACAGATGAGTGCATAAACTGCGGTGCTTGCGAGCCCGAGTGTCCAAATACAGCAATTTACGAAGGTGCAGATGACTGGCGTTATGCCGATGGTACAGACCTGGAAGGTAACGTAGTACTACCCAACGGGAAAGAAGCCGATGCTAACGAAGCCCAGGAACCTATTAGCGATGAGATCTATTATATTGTACCAGATAAGTGTACAGAATGTAAAGGATTTCACGAAGAACCACAATGTGCTGCGGTTTGCCCGGTAGATTGTTGTGTACCAGATGATGAACACGTAGAAAGCGAAGAAGAATTACTCGCCAAGCAGAAATTTATGCACGAGAACGAATAA
- a CDS encoding AraC family transcriptional regulator: MVKISKPSFEKVDPSFGSSFSFKSFNQENQNRNHTFWHYHPEIELVYVNGGSGKRQIGSHISYYQHGDLILIGSNLPHCGFTDSLTDNDKETVIQFSPDFLGKNFWEIPEMRNVRVLLERAKNGIVFHGEDKNLIGEKIEALSSLTNYKRLLGLLDVLNMLENAKDFTLLNAEGFVLDTELEDHNRINVIFNFVKNEFKRNIALEEIADVVSMTVPAFCRYFKKTTGKTFVQFVNEYRLVHAAKLLHEKQISITDVCFESGFNNFSHFNKQFKKFTGKSPSVYRNEIKFAVS; the protein is encoded by the coding sequence ATGGTAAAAATTAGTAAACCTTCTTTTGAAAAAGTCGATCCAAGCTTTGGAAGTTCATTTTCCTTTAAAAGTTTTAACCAGGAGAATCAAAACAGAAATCATACTTTTTGGCACTACCATCCAGAAATTGAACTTGTTTATGTAAATGGGGGCTCGGGAAAAAGGCAAATTGGAAGTCACATTTCATACTATCAACACGGTGATCTTATTCTAATTGGCTCTAACCTGCCGCATTGCGGCTTTACAGATAGTTTAACCGATAACGATAAGGAAACCGTAATACAATTTAGTCCCGATTTCCTCGGAAAAAATTTCTGGGAAATTCCTGAAATGAGAAATGTGCGGGTTTTACTTGAGCGGGCCAAAAATGGAATTGTTTTTCACGGAGAAGATAAAAACCTTATTGGGGAAAAAATAGAAGCCTTAAGCTCATTAACTAACTATAAAAGGCTACTGGGTTTGCTAGATGTTCTTAATATGCTGGAAAATGCAAAAGATTTTACGCTTTTAAATGCCGAAGGCTTTGTACTGGATACCGAACTTGAAGATCACAATAGAATTAACGTGATCTTTAATTTTGTAAAGAACGAGTTTAAAAGAAATATTGCCCTGGAAGAAATTGCCGATGTGGTGAGTATGACGGTGCCGGCTTTTTGTAGATATTTCAAAAAAACGACTGGAAAAACTTTTGTACAATTCGTGAACGAATATCGCCTGGTACACGCTGCAAAATTACTACACGAAAAGCAAATAAGTATCACCGATGTGTGCTTTGAAAGTGGCTTTAATAATTTTAGTCACTTTAACAAGCAGTTTAAAAAGTTTACCGGCAAGTCACCTTCGGTTTATCGTAATGAGATTAAGTTCGCGGTTTCATAA
- a CDS encoding T9SS type A sorting domain-containing protein, translated as MKKLLKNSLLLVALITGINIYAADRVEVSVKEEQTLIIELDEVSTISLKDISGFILFKDSPALDGNYSKQIDFSRIPAGTYFLNTEDLNGVYTTVIKKSSSGIRIEAKTAAVVFKPIYKVNDKEVKFFLTNPSKTYASLRVYDASGELVGEMREKTYTMNKTLDFSKMPKGEYIFKVSVSGEVFTEKLAI; from the coding sequence ATGAAAAAACTATTGAAAAATTCGTTATTGCTAGTAGCTTTAATTACAGGAATAAATATTTATGCAGCTGATCGTGTGGAGGTTAGTGTAAAAGAAGAGCAAACTCTTATTATAGAGTTAGATGAGGTAAGTACTATAAGTTTAAAAGACATTTCTGGCTTTATCTTATTTAAAGATAGCCCGGCATTAGATGGCAATTACAGTAAACAAATTGATTTTAGTCGAATTCCTGCCGGAACTTATTTCTTAAATACTGAAGATCTTAATGGTGTTTATACTACGGTAATTAAAAAATCTTCTAGCGGGATTAGAATTGAAGCTAAAACAGCAGCCGTAGTGTTTAAGCCTATTTATAAGGTTAACGATAAAGAGGTGAAGTTTTTCCTGACTAATCCTTCAAAAACTTATGCCAGCCTAAGAGTATACGATGCCAGTGGTGAGTTAGTTGGAGAGATGAGAGAGAAAACTTACACTATGAATAAAACACTTGACTTTTCAAAAATGCCAAAAGGTGAATATATTTTTAAAGTAAGTGTTTCTGGCGAGGTTTTTACTGAAAAACTAGCTATTTAA
- a CDS encoding PAS domain-containing protein has product MISPDQLKEIFQSFPDNCVLLKPDLPRFNIIEVNRSFEEITGIKKEKLLGSDLIEFFTGESVGKEFEDILSSSLQNAMESGKPDHISSFRYDLTDSETGTLQRKFWEADNIPVTNDKGETDFILHRLRDITHTVVAKEKEQNSLKNLRDNENLLKETQELAQIGSWELDLEEDKLHWCNMLKKIHEVPHNYIPKLETAIAFYKSDKDKAIISDAVSNAIETGKGFDLELEIVTAKNNDKWIRATGKAELRNGKCIRLYGATQDITARKLVETRLKHINDNIPGVVFRYKLKPNGEDELMYVSEGAKEVWGVSADEATLDNKRVWDLYSKEDFEYVNQTIMESAKNLQVWSKEWRINHPDKGIRWNRGIGAPQKLSDGSIVWDSIVLDVTEEKVAYELLEINESRQSSLLDSQTNYVIRTDIYGNYTYYNNKFKEDFGWIHEKSGVIGDNCMVAVIEEDRPKVEATALKCLENPNETFQIEIGKPRRDGKVRTTVWDFVALTDAEGNPTEIQCIGIDISKKKEAEIALNKAKEQYEGLIQSIEGVFWELDIETFEFTFVSRQAIDLIGIEPSKWYNDPKFWEEHIHPEDREYAINFCMNQVREEKNHSFEYRMLKGDGSYVWVSDVVSIVKENGKVKWLRGIMTDISKRKLAEEQLQLSEQRFKGLVQEGGDLIALLDENGDYLYASPTSISVLGYTPEDFSNRNAFEFVHPEDVERVQEKFEKILFKKRIEISPFRFSHKNGGWRWLETTVTNLMDDPAVKGFVANSRDVTEKLRFQELEYLERKILEMNFKKGLRLKQILNFYLEKLEVINPNAFFIIQKLENGKLHNWASGGTPLTLVDALEGRSIKEENGICSLSFKGKESNILKTKDAIDSPLKTIALENKIDCCWSFPIIDSKGETLGIFSVFYKNDPLPEKIQEKRTIRRTIGLLQLIIEFHLNEIALKRSNQRFEFVNKATEDAIYDWDAINDELQWGDGFYKMFGYERDGKHSNLDKWSSGVHPDDVAAVERDLEASLKNTNINRWFSEYCFRKADGSYLDIIESGYIIRNEEGEAIRMIGVLRDVTNIKAYEKELENANERYRFATKATSDAIWDYNAEDESVVWGAGFENLFGFKLKNLKPDLSPWYENIHPDDRKRIDESFQQAVSDNTEIWEEEYRFKNVHGQYLDVFDRGFIVRDKNGIAKRMVGAMQDITRKKQYENSLEKLNLDLKKRAKELAISNAELEQFAYVASHDLQEPLRMVTSFLTQLEKKYGDVLDEKGLLYIDFAVDGAKRMRQIILDLLEFSRVGRTEDKLETVDINDVLDDVKHLYRKKISDKKVKIITETLPVIEAPKSPIRQVFQNLISNAIKYSKEGISPEINIKHNETEDFWEFTIQDNGIGIEQEYFDRIFVIFQRLHRREEYSGTGMGLAVTKKIIENLGGKIWLESLEGEGTKFHFTISKSIAKL; this is encoded by the coding sequence ATGATAAGCCCTGACCAATTAAAGGAAATATTCCAGTCTTTTCCAGACAACTGTGTGTTATTAAAACCAGATTTGCCGAGATTCAATATAATTGAGGTTAATCGTTCTTTTGAAGAAATTACCGGAATCAAAAAGGAAAAGCTTTTAGGGAGTGATCTAATAGAATTTTTTACCGGTGAGAGCGTAGGTAAGGAATTTGAAGATATACTTTCTTCCTCTTTGCAAAATGCAATGGAATCTGGAAAGCCAGATCATATTTCATCGTTTAGATACGATCTAACCGACTCGGAGACCGGAACTTTACAGCGTAAATTCTGGGAGGCAGATAATATTCCTGTTACAAACGATAAAGGGGAAACCGACTTTATATTGCACCGTCTTCGGGATATTACGCATACCGTTGTAGCTAAAGAAAAAGAGCAAAATTCCTTAAAAAATCTTAGAGATAATGAAAATCTATTAAAGGAAACTCAGGAGTTAGCGCAAATAGGAAGCTGGGAATTAGATCTAGAAGAAGATAAGCTTCATTGGTGCAATATGCTTAAGAAGATTCACGAAGTTCCACATAATTATATCCCTAAACTGGAGACTGCCATAGCTTTTTATAAATCAGATAAAGATAAAGCCATAATAAGTGATGCGGTTTCCAACGCTATTGAAACTGGAAAGGGTTTTGACCTTGAACTGGAAATAGTTACCGCTAAAAATAACGATAAGTGGATTAGGGCTACCGGAAAGGCAGAGTTAAGAAATGGAAAGTGTATTCGTCTATACGGCGCTACCCAGGATATTACTGCTCGAAAATTGGTTGAAACCAGGCTTAAGCATATAAACGATAATATTCCCGGAGTTGTATTTAGATATAAACTTAAACCTAACGGTGAGGATGAATTAATGTATGTGAGTGAAGGAGCGAAAGAGGTTTGGGGTGTTTCTGCAGATGAGGCTACTCTCGATAATAAAAGAGTATGGGATTTATACAGTAAAGAAGATTTTGAATATGTGAACCAAACTATTATGGAGTCTGCTAAAAATTTGCAGGTCTGGTCCAAAGAATGGCGAATAAACCACCCAGATAAAGGGATTAGGTGGAATAGAGGAATTGGAGCTCCTCAAAAACTTTCTGACGGAAGCATAGTTTGGGATTCTATAGTGCTTGATGTAACCGAAGAAAAAGTAGCTTACGAATTATTGGAGATCAATGAATCCAGGCAGAGTAGTTTGCTGGATTCGCAGACTAATTATGTGATTAGAACAGATATTTACGGAAATTATACTTATTACAATAATAAATTTAAGGAAGATTTTGGTTGGATACACGAAAAATCTGGCGTAATAGGAGATAACTGCATGGTTGCTGTAATTGAAGAAGATAGGCCTAAAGTTGAAGCTACAGCCCTAAAGTGCCTGGAAAACCCTAACGAAACCTTTCAAATAGAAATAGGGAAACCAAGACGTGATGGGAAGGTGCGCACTACAGTTTGGGATTTTGTAGCTCTTACTGATGCTGAAGGGAATCCTACAGAAATTCAATGTATAGGAATAGATATTTCAAAGAAAAAAGAGGCCGAAATTGCTTTGAATAAAGCAAAGGAACAGTACGAAGGATTGATACAGAGTATTGAAGGTGTTTTTTGGGAACTGGATATTGAAACTTTTGAATTCACTTTTGTAAGTAGGCAGGCTATAGACCTTATAGGAATTGAACCTTCCAAATGGTATAATGATCCTAAATTCTGGGAAGAACACATTCATCCTGAAGATAGGGAATATGCCATCAATTTCTGTATGAATCAGGTTAGAGAAGAAAAAAACCACAGTTTTGAATATAGGATGCTAAAAGGGGATGGCAGTTATGTTTGGGTAAGTGATGTGGTTTCAATAGTTAAAGAAAATGGAAAGGTAAAGTGGCTTAGAGGTATAATGACCGATATTTCAAAGAGGAAACTCGCAGAAGAGCAGCTTCAGCTTAGTGAGCAACGTTTTAAAGGCCTGGTGCAGGAGGGGGGAGATCTTATTGCTTTATTAGATGAAAATGGGGATTATTTGTATGCCAGCCCTACTTCCATTTCCGTATTGGGATATACTCCTGAGGATTTCAGTAATCGAAATGCTTTTGAGTTTGTTCACCCGGAAGATGTGGAAAGAGTTCAGGAGAAATTTGAAAAGATTTTATTTAAGAAAAGGATAGAAATAAGTCCGTTTAGATTTAGCCATAAAAATGGTGGCTGGCGTTGGTTGGAAACTACGGTAACCAACCTTATGGACGACCCAGCTGTAAAAGGTTTTGTTGCAAATTCCAGGGATGTTACCGAAAAATTGCGTTTTCAGGAACTGGAATACCTGGAGCGCAAAATCCTGGAAATGAACTTTAAAAAAGGTTTAAGACTAAAGCAAATTTTGAATTTTTACCTCGAAAAATTAGAGGTTATAAATCCTAATGCTTTTTTCATTATACAGAAATTGGAAAATGGCAAATTACATAATTGGGCTTCTGGAGGCACCCCTCTAACTTTGGTTGATGCCCTGGAGGGGCGATCAATAAAGGAGGAAAATGGAATTTGTTCGTTAAGCTTTAAGGGAAAAGAATCAAATATCTTAAAAACAAAAGATGCAATAGATTCACCATTGAAAACCATAGCTTTAGAAAATAAAATTGATTGTTGTTGGTCTTTTCCTATTATAGATTCAAAAGGAGAAACGCTGGGAATATTTTCTGTTTTCTATAAAAATGATCCCTTACCAGAGAAAATCCAGGAGAAAAGAACTATTAGGAGAACAATTGGGCTGCTACAATTAATTATAGAATTTCATCTTAATGAGATCGCCTTAAAACGAAGTAACCAGCGTTTCGAATTTGTAAATAAAGCTACCGAAGATGCTATTTATGATTGGGATGCTATAAACGATGAATTACAATGGGGAGATGGTTTTTATAAAATGTTTGGCTATGAGCGTGACGGCAAACATTCTAACTTAGATAAATGGAGTTCTGGTGTGCATCCCGATGATGTTGCTGCAGTAGAACGAGATCTGGAAGCCAGCCTAAAAAATACTAATATAAATAGATGGTTTTCTGAATATTGCTTCAGGAAAGCTGACGGAAGTTACCTTGATATTATTGAAAGCGGGTATATTATTAGGAATGAAGAGGGCGAAGCGATAAGAATGATAGGGGTTTTACGTGATGTCACCAATATAAAAGCCTACGAGAAAGAACTTGAAAATGCGAATGAAAGATACCGTTTTGCCACAAAAGCAACCTCAGATGCTATTTGGGACTACAATGCCGAGGATGAAAGTGTAGTTTGGGGTGCCGGTTTTGAAAATTTATTTGGTTTCAAACTCAAAAATTTAAAGCCAGACCTTAGCCCGTGGTACGAAAATATTCATCCCGATGATCGCAAAAGAATTGATGAAAGCTTTCAACAAGCAGTAAGTGATAATACTGAGATTTGGGAAGAGGAGTATAGATTTAAAAATGTTCACGGGCAATATCTAGATGTTTTTGACCGGGGCTTTATAGTTAGGGACAAAAATGGAATAGCCAAAAGAATGGTTGGAGCAATGCAGGATATCACCCGCAAGAAACAGTATGAAAATTCACTTGAAAAATTAAATTTAGACTTAAAAAAGCGGGCTAAAGAACTTGCAATTTCTAATGCCGAATTAGAGCAATTCGCCTATGTGGCTTCTCACGATCTCCAGGAACCTTTAAGGATGGTAACCAGTTTTCTTACCCAATTAGAAAAGAAGTATGGTGATGTTTTAGATGAAAAAGGTTTGTTGTATATAGATTTTGCGGTAGATGGCGCAAAAAGAATGCGGCAAATTATCCTGGATCTTTTAGAGTTTTCCAGGGTAGGGAGAACCGAAGATAAATTGGAGACAGTTGATATAAATGATGTTCTGGATGATGTAAAACACCTTTATCGAAAAAAGATTTCAGATAAAAAAGTAAAAATTATAACCGAAACCCTTCCGGTAATAGAAGCACCTAAAAGCCCGATAAGACAGGTTTTTCAGAATTTAATTAGTAACGCTATAAAATATAGTAAAGAAGGTATAAGTCCGGAAATAAACATAAAACACAACGAAACTGAAGATTTCTGGGAGTTTACTATTCAAGACAATGGGATTGGAATAGAGCAGGAATATTTTGATCGTATTTTTGTAATATTTCAGCGCTTGCATCGCCGTGAAGAATATTCCGGTACCGGAATGGGGCTTGCAGTGACGAAAAAGATCATAGAAAATCTTGGCGGTAAAATATGGCTGGAATCCCTGGAAGGTGAAGGGACCAAATTTCATTTTACAATTTCAAAAAGTATTGCTAAATTGTAA
- a CDS encoding response regulator, with product MESIHILLVEDNEGDIILTTEALEEGRILNKLSVVRDGREAVDFLNKDGAFKKALTPDLILLDVNLPKMNGHEVLKYIKQHEKLKKIPVIMLTTSSSQEDIDNSYQNYANCYITKPIEVGDFMKAINQIEEFWVNLVKLPSK from the coding sequence ATGGAATCTATACATATACTTTTAGTTGAAGATAATGAAGGAGATATAATCTTAACTACAGAGGCTCTTGAAGAAGGTAGAATTCTCAACAAGTTAAGTGTGGTTAGAGATGGAAGGGAAGCCGTAGATTTTTTAAATAAAGATGGAGCTTTTAAAAAAGCACTTACTCCAGATCTGATTCTATTAGACGTGAATCTTCCAAAAATGAATGGGCACGAAGTATTAAAATATATAAAGCAACACGAGAAATTAAAAAAGATACCGGTAATAATGCTTACCACTTCCTCATCCCAGGAAGACATTGATAACTCGTATCAAAATTATGCCAACTGTTATATCACAAAACCTATAGAAGTTGGCGATTTTATGAAAGCCATTAATCAAATTGAAGAGTTTTGGGTAAATTTGGTAAAACTTCCTTCTAAATAG
- a CDS encoding DNA topoisomerase IV subunit B, giving the protein MSQETKYTEDNIRSLDWKEHIRMRPGMYIGKLGDGSSADDGIYILLKEVLDNSIDEFVMGSGKTIEISVQNQRVIVRDYGRGIPLGKVVDVVSKMNTGGKYDTRAFKKSVGLNGVGTKAVNALSSYFRVESSRDGKSHAAEFEQGELKDEEHLDETSRRRGTKVTFVPDEVIFKNFKFRNEYIEKMLKNYVYLNPGLTIIFNGEKFYSENGLKDLLKDSIHEDERLYEIIHMRGEDIEVALTHSKAQYSEEYHSFVNGQNTSQGGTHLAAFREAIVKTVREFYGKNYDASDIRKSIVSAISIKVMEPVFESQTKTKLGSTDMGGKMPTVRTYINDFLKTQLDNYLHKNQETADRLQRKILQAERERKDLSGIRKLAKDRAKKASLHNKKLRDCRIHLGDSKKERYLETTLFITEGDSASGSITKSRDVNTQAVFSLKGKPLNSYGLSKKIVYENEEFNLLQAALNIEESLEDLRYNNIVIATDADVDGMHIRLLLITFFLQFFPELIKENHLYILQTPLFRVRNKKETIYCYSEQERKNAVEKLTGKAEITRFKGLGEISPDEFQHFIGEDIRLDPVMLDKEKSIDEMLNFYMGKNTPDRQEFIIDNLKVELDLIEELGL; this is encoded by the coding sequence ATGAGCCAGGAAACGAAGTATACTGAAGATAATATACGGTCTTTAGACTGGAAAGAACATATTAGAATGCGTCCCGGAATGTACATTGGTAAGCTGGGAGACGGCTCCAGTGCTGATGATGGGATTTATATTCTCCTAAAAGAAGTACTGGATAACAGTATTGATGAATTTGTAATGGGATCTGGCAAAACCATTGAGATCTCGGTGCAAAATCAGCGTGTGATTGTTCGGGATTATGGTCGTGGTATTCCTTTAGGAAAAGTAGTTGATGTAGTTTCAAAAATGAATACGGGCGGGAAATACGATACCCGTGCCTTTAAGAAATCGGTTGGACTTAATGGAGTTGGTACTAAAGCCGTAAATGCACTTTCTTCATATTTTAGAGTTGAATCTTCCAGAGATGGGAAATCTCACGCTGCCGAATTTGAGCAGGGAGAATTAAAGGATGAAGAACATCTTGATGAAACTTCCCGTCGTCGCGGAACCAAGGTTACCTTTGTTCCCGATGAGGTTATTTTTAAGAATTTCAAGTTCAGAAATGAGTATATAGAAAAAATGCTGAAAAATTATGTGTACCTGAATCCAGGGTTAACCATAATTTTTAACGGCGAAAAATTCTATTCAGAAAACGGACTTAAAGACCTTTTAAAAGATAGTATTCACGAAGATGAGCGTTTATATGAAATTATTCATATGCGCGGTGAGGATATTGAAGTTGCATTAACACATAGTAAAGCCCAATATAGTGAAGAATATCATTCTTTTGTGAATGGGCAAAATACTTCCCAGGGAGGAACACACCTGGCGGCTTTTAGAGAGGCAATAGTTAAAACGGTACGCGAGTTCTACGGAAAAAATTACGATGCCAGCGATATTAGAAAATCTATAGTATCGGCAATTAGTATTAAAGTAATGGAGCCTGTTTTTGAAAGTCAGACTAAAACAAAACTGGGTTCTACAGATATGGGTGGGAAAATGCCCACCGTACGGACATACATTAACGATTTTCTAAAAACACAGCTGGATAATTACCTGCACAAAAACCAGGAAACTGCCGATAGGCTTCAGCGTAAAATTTTACAGGCCGAAAGGGAGCGTAAAGATCTTTCGGGAATTAGAAAACTTGCAAAGGATAGGGCTAAAAAAGCCAGTCTTCACAATAAAAAATTACGTGATTGCCGTATTCATCTTGGAGACAGTAAGAAAGAACGCTATTTAGAAACTACTTTATTTATTACCGAGGGAGATTCGGCGAGTGGTTCTATTACCAAATCTCGTGATGTCAATACTCAAGCGGTTTTCAGTTTAAAAGGGAAACCTTTAAACAGTTATGGTTTAAGTAAAAAGATTGTTTACGAAAATGAAGAATTCAATTTATTGCAAGCCGCACTTAATATTGAAGAATCTTTAGAAGATCTTAGATATAATAATATTGTAATTGCAACTGATGCCGATGTAGATGGAATGCATATTCGTCTTTTGTTGATTACATTTTTTCTCCAGTTTTTTCCCGAATTAATCAAGGAAAATCATCTTTATATCCTGCAAACTCCGTTGTTTAGAGTTCGTAATAAGAAAGAAACTATTTATTGTTATAGTGAACAGGAACGTAAAAATGCGGTAGAAAAATTAACCGGAAAAGCAGAAATTACTCGATTTAAAGGTTTAGGGGAAATTTCACCAGATGAATTTCAGCATTTTATTGGTGAAGATATTCGATTAGATCCAGTGATGCTGGACAAAGAAAAGTCTATAGACGAAATGCTTAATTTCTATATGGGTAAAAATACGCCAGACAGGCAGGAATTTATTATCGACAATCTTAAAGTTGAACTTGACCTTATTGAAGAGTTGGGCTTATGA